One region of Cheilinus undulatus linkage group 4, ASM1832078v1, whole genome shotgun sequence genomic DNA includes:
- the ap1m2 gene encoding AP-1 complex subunit mu-2 — MSASAVFVLDLKGKVLICRNYKGDVDMAEIDHFMPLLMTHEEEGLLCPVLSHGTVHFMWIKHSNLYLVATTNKNSNASLVYSFLYKLVEVFTEYFKELEEESIQDNFVVVYELLDELMDFGFPQTTDSKILQEYITQEGAKLEVAKSKVPTTVTNAVSWRSEGIKYKKNEVFIDVIESINVLVNANGSVMSSDIVGSIKLKTMLSGMPELRLGLNDRVLFSLTGRDKGKTVMMEDVKFHQCVRLSRFENDRTISFIPPDGESELMSYRINTHVKPLIWIESVIEKFSHSRVEIMVKAKGQFKKQSVANNVEVRVPVPSDADSPKFKTSTGHAKYVPEKNLVVWHIKSFPGGKEFLMRAHFGLPSVENDELEGKPPITVKFEIPYFTVSGIQVRYMKIIEKSGYQALPWVRYITQSGDYQLRTNT; from the exons ATGTCTGCCTccgctgtgtttgtgttggacCTGAAGGGGAAG GTGCTGATTTGCCGGAACTACAAAGGCGATGTGGACATGGCAGAGATCGACCACTTCATGCCTTTACTGATGACACATGAAGAAGAAGGCCTCCTCTGTCCTGTGCTGTCACATGGCACTGTCCACTTCATGTGGATCAAACACAGCAACCTTTACT TGGTGGCCACAACAAACAAGAACTCCAACGCCTCTCTTGTTTACTCATTTCTTTACAAACTAGTGGAG GTCTTTACGGAGTATTTCAAAGAGTTGGAGGAGGAGAGCATTCAGGACAATTTTGTGGTGGTCTATGAGCTGCTGGACGAGCTGATGGACTTTGGATTTCCTCAGACAACTGACAGCAAGATTCTACAAGA ATACATCACTCAGGAAGGGGCCAAGCTTGAGGTGGCAAAGTCTAAAGTTCCCACCACCGTCACCAACGCTGTCTCCTGGAGGTCAGAAGGGATCAAATACAAGAAGAACGAGGTCTTTATAGATGTCATTGAGTCCATCAATGTACTG gtgAATGCTAATGGCAGTGTGATGAGCAGTGACATTGTTGGCAGCATCAAGCTAAAGACGATGCTCTCTGGGATGCCTGAGCTGCGGCTTGGCCTAAATGATCGAGTGCTTTTTTCTCTCACTGGAC gTGACAAAGGAAAGACAGTGATGATGGAGGATGTGAAGTTCCACCAATGTGTCCGTCTCTCCCGTTTTGAGAATGATCGAACAATCTCTTTCATTCCTCCTGACGGGGAGTCTGAGCTCATGTCCTACCGCATCAACACACAT GTGAAGCCTCTGATATGGATTGAATCAGTTATAGAGAAATTCTCTCACAGTAGAGTGGAAATCATGGTTAAG gCAAAgggacaatttaaaaaacagtccGTGGCAAACAATGTGGAGGTGAGGGTCCCTGTCCCAAGTGATGCTGATTCACCGAAGTTCAAAACAAGCACAGGCCATGCCAAATACGTTCCTGAAAAGAACCTGGTGGTGTGGCACATCAAGTCTTTTCCT GGAGGAAAAGAGTTTCTAATGAGAGCTCATTTTGGTCTGCCCAGTGTTGAAAACGACGAGCTTGAGGGCAAACCTCCCATCACTGTTAAATTTGAAATCCCATACTTCACAGTCTCAGGAATACAG GTGCGATATATGAAGATTATTGAAAAAAGTGGTTACCAGGCTCTACCTTGGGTGCGGTACATTACACAGAGTGGAG ACTACCAGCTGAGGACCAATACATAA
- the cdkn2d gene encoding cyclin-dependent kinase 4 inhibitor D has product MVLSQMDAGKALTAAAAKGNSSEVQRILEESRVHPDTLNEFGRTALQVMMMGNTKIASLLLEKGADPNIQDKHGIAPVHDAARTGFLDTLQVLVEYGASVNVSDQSGALPIHIAICEGHRDVVEFLAPRSDLKHANISGQTAIDVARASRVPDMIDLLFAHIHS; this is encoded by the exons ATGGTCCTGAGTCAGATGGACGCCGGTAAAGCTTTGACGGCTGCAGCAGCCAAAGGAAACAGCAGCGAGGTGCAGAGGATCCTGGAGGAGAGCAGAGTGCATCCTGATACTCTCAATGAGTTTGGTAGGACTGCACTGCAG GTCATGATGATGGGGAACACCAAGATTGCCAGTCTGCTACTGGAAAAAGGAGCAGACCCAAACATCCAGGACAAACACGGGATAGCTCCTGTCCACGACGCAGCCCGTACAGGATTCCTGGACACTCTGCAGGTTCTGGTGGAGTACGGCGCTTCTGTAAACGTCTCAGATCAGAGTGGAGCCCTGCCTATCCATATTGCAATCTGCGAGGGTCACCGTGATGTTGTAGAGTTCTTGGCGCCACGGTCTGACCTAAAGCATGCAAACATTAGCGGTCAGACTGCCATAGACGTAGCCCGAGCTTCACGTGTGCCTGACATGATTGACTTGCTTTTTGCTCACATTCATAGTTAG
- the si:zfos-323e3.4 gene encoding volume-regulated anion channel subunit LRRC8C: MIPVGEFRNLGIEQNSKFRVLKPWWDVFSEYLCVAMLMIGVFGCTLQLTQDKIACLPSHFTSPTPEAIDCSHIRTYRVNETAQHTLVKPSKPIITEAHGRKNNLDIHQYVFVNHHCYERFVHWFAKFFPYLVVIHTMIFMVASSFWFKFPGTSSKIDLFVTILGKCFDSPWTTRALSEVSEERGEEKLVSWRRNTMSKDATERQTDNEDTVGLLRSSSVKSNPEKKAPEPQSAPSVLDKKEGEQAKALFEKVKKFRTHVEEADILRVMYVLQTSLKVFKFLLIIVYTSVLVPNIEIVVRCYVPPELTGFDIYCCNHNKAHLFSKLAYCYICFVGVYGLLCIYTLYWLFHRPLNEYSFDHVRLETGINDIPDVKNDFAFLLHLVDQYDALYSKRFAVFLSEVSESHLHQLNLNYEWTAKKLRTRLAKNASNRLELHLLMLPGLPDTVFEIPEVESLKLDQVKNVIIPASVAKLDKLKELSLIYCPTKLQLPALNHLKEHLKVLRLAFESLEEVPMWMYTLHGLEELELNGPLTNEVSKSASLDSLRELRALRVLTLHSTLAKIPPSIVDVALQLQRLCISNDGIRLQAFSTLKKLTNIVSLELVGCELERIPSAVFSLINLQELDLKENKLTTVEEILSLQHCRRLVTLRLWHNKITYIPDHISKLHSLETLDVSWNKLRKLPSRLFHCTTLRHLDVSHNQLTSLPSEIGILQGLQFFSAAFNSLETLPEELFSCKRLKTLALGNNCLGNLSSRVSNLAQLVRLEIKGNRLGSLPHEIGDCPLLTVSGLIVEDNLLDLLPLEVRTSLSNS; the protein is encoded by the exons ATGATCCCAGTGGGTGAATTCAGAAACCTCGGCATAGAGCAGAACTCAAAGTTTCGGGTCCTGAAGCCATGGTGGGATGTTTTCTCAGAGTACCTCTGCGTTGCCATGCTCATGATTGGAGTCTTTGGGTGCACCTTGCAG CTCACACAAGACAAGATCGCCTGCCTGCCCAGCCATTTCACCAGCCCAACGCCTGAAGCCATCGATTGCAGCCACATCCGAACCTACAGGGTGAATGAGACGGCGCAGCACACGCTGGTTAAACCTTCAAAACCAATTATCACAGAAGCGCATGGTCGCAAAAATAACCTGGACATCCATCAGTATGTGTTTGTTAACCACCACTGCTACGAAAGGTTTGTCCACTGGTTTGCAAAGTTCTTCCCATACCTGGTTGTGATCCACACGATGATTTTCATGGTTGCTAGCAGCTTCTGGTTCAAGTTCCCAGGGACCTCTTCCAAAATCGACCTCTTTGTTACCATTCTTGGGAAGTGCTTTGACTCACCATGGACAACAAGGGCCCTGAGTGAGGTTTCTGAAGAAAGAGGGGAGGAAAAGCTGGTCAGCTGGAGGAGGAACACCATGTCGAAAGACGCCACTGAACGACAAACAGACAACGAGGACACTGTAGGGCTTCTACGCTCTTCATCTGTTAAGTCCAACCCAGAAAAGAAAGCTCCAGAGCCTCAATCTGCCCCCTCGGTCTTGGATAAGAAGGAAGGTGAACAGGCCAAAGCTCTGTTTGAAAAGGTGAAGAAATTCAGGACTCATGTAGAGGAGGCAGACATCTTGCGTGTCATGTACGTGCTTCAGACATCACTGAAAGTCTTCAAGTTCCTTTTAATTATAGTCTACACTTCAGTCCTTGTACCAAACATTGAGATAGTAGTGCGGTGTTATGTTCCCCCTGAGCTGACCGGGTTTGATATCTACTGCTGTAACCACAACAAAGCCCATCTCTTCTCCAAGCTTGCCTACTGCTACATCTGCTTTGTGGGAGTGTATGGACTCCTCTGCATCTACACACTCTACTGGCTGTTTCACAGACCTCTGAACGAGTACTCCTTCGATCACGTCAGACTGGAGACGGGCATTAACGACATACCGGACGTGAAGAATGACTTTGCATTCCTTCTGCACCTTGTGGACCAATATGATGCTCTATACTCCAAAAGGTTTGCAGTATTTCTCTCTGAGGTCAGCGAAAGCCATCTCCATCAGCTCAACCTCAACTACGAGTGGACCGCCAAAAAGCTACGTACCCGTCTCGCCAAGAACGCCAGTAACCGTCTGGAGCTCCACTTGCTAATGTTGCCAGGACTTCCTGACACAGTCTTTGAGATTCCTGAAGTGGAGTCGCTCAAACTAGATCaggtaaaaaatgtaattatccCAGCTAGTGTGGCAAAGCTTGACAAACTGAAGGAGTTATCGCTGATCTACTGCCCCACGAAGCTCCAACTGCCTGCCCTTAACCACCTCAAGGAACATTTAAAGGTCCTACGTCTGGCTTTTGAAAGTCTAGAAGAGGTGCCCATGTGGATGTACACCTTGCATGGTCTGGAAGAGTTAGAACTTAATGGTCCGCTAACAAATGAGGTGTCCAAAAGTGCCTCTCTAGACTCACTTCGAGAGCTCAGAGCCCTTAGAGTCCTCACCCTCCACTCCACCCTAGCCAAGATTCCACCCAGCATTGTGGACGTTGCATTGCAGCTGCAGCGATTGTGCATCTCCAACGACGGAATCAGGCTGCAAGCATTCAGCACATTGAAGAAGCTTACAAACATTGTGTCTTTGGAATTAGTGGGATGCGAGTTGGAGCGCATCCCAAGTGCAGTCTTCAGCCTGATCAACCTGCAGGAGTTGGacctgaaagaaaacaaacttacCACAGTGGAGGAGATCCTGAGCTTACAGCACTGCCGCCGTTTAGTGACTCTCCGGCTGTGGCATAACAAAATAACCTACATACCCGACCACATCAGTAAGCTTCACTCCCTGGAGACGCTGGATGTTAGCTGGAACAAACTGAGAAAGCTTCCCTCTCGGTTGTTTCACTGCACCACACTTAGACACCTGGACGTCTCCCACAACCAACTCACCTCTCTGCCTTCTGAGATTGGCATCCTTCAGGGTCTCCAGTTCTTCTCCGCTGCTTTCAACTCTTTAGAGACATTGCCAGAGGAGCTGTTTTCCTGCAAAAGGTTAAAGACGCTGGCTCTTGGAAACAACTGCCTTGGGAATCTTAGCTCAAGAGTTTCAAATCTTGCTCAGCTTGTCAGGTTGGAGATTAAAGGGAACCGTCTGGGGTCTCTGCCTCATGAGATTGGGGACTGTCCCCTGCTGACTGTCAGTGGGCTGATAGTAGAGGACAACCTCCTGGATCTGCTGCCTTTAGAAGTACGAACCAGTCTGAGTAACAGCTGA